DNA from Thunnus maccoyii chromosome 5, fThuMac1.1, whole genome shotgun sequence:
TCCTACTACAATTGAGGGGCCAACTACAGCCACAAGATCTACAACCCTGACCGTCGTACATCCTGTGACAACTGAGGGACCAACCACAACACAGGGGCCAACCACAACGACAAAATCTAAAACCCCGACTGCCATATCTACTACTACAACTGAGAGgccaaccacaaccacaaaatctacagccCCGACCGCCATACCCCCTACTACAACTGAGGGACCAACCACAGCAGAGGGGCCAACCACAACGACAAAATCTACAACCCCGACCGCTGTACCTCCTATGACAACTGAGggaacaaccacaacagaggggccaaccacaacagaggagccaaGCACAATGACAAAATCTACATCCCCGACTGCCGCACCTACTACTACAACTGAGGGGCTGACCACAATCACAAGATCTACAATCCTGACTGCCGTACGTCCTATGACAACTGAGGGGCCAACCACAACGACAAAATCTAAAACCCCGACTGCCATACCTCCTACTACAACTGAGAGgccaaccacaaccacaaaatctacagccCCGACCGCTGTACCCCCTACTACAACTGAGggaacaaccacaacagaggggccaaccacaacagaggagccaaGCACAATGACAAAATCTACATCCCCGACTGCCGCACCTCCTACTACAACCGAGGGGCCGACCACAATCACAAGATCTACAACCCTGACTGCCGTACGTCCTATGACAACTGAGGGACCAACCACAGCAGAGGGGCCAACCACAACGACAAAATCTACAACCCCGACCGCTGTACCTCCTATGACAACTGAGGGGccaaccacaacaacaaaatctaAAATCCCAACCGCTGTACCCCCTACTACAATTGAGGGGCCAACCACAGCCACAAGATCTACACACCCAACTGCCACACAACCTACTACAACTGAGGGGCCAAGCACAGACACAAGATCTACACACCCAACTGCCACACAACCTACTACAACTGAGGGGCCAAGCACAGCCACAAGATCTACCACCTCGCCAACAGAACCCCCAACTACAACTAAAGGGACCACTTCTGCCAGTACTCCATGTATTACAACATGTGAGTGGTCAGAATGGTATGATGTACATAGCCCAGAAGAGGACAAAAGTGACTGGGAAACATATGAGAACATCAAAAATAGTGGTaaacaaatatgtgaaaatCCCAAAGAAATTGATTGTAGATTTGCAGATAAACCTGAGCGTGATTTCAATGCCTCTGTGTGTGAAACTCGCCAAGTTGTTACCTGTGATGTGGGATATGGCTTAATATGTAGAAAAGAGGACCAGATAAGACATCCATTTAAGTGCTTCAACTATAAGATCAGAGTTTGTTGTGAGAAATGTGCTGCACTTCCTACTACAATTGAGGGGCCAACTACAGCCACAAGATCTACAACCCTGACCGTCGTACATCCTGTGACAACTGAGGGACCAACCACAACACAGGGGCCAACCACAACGACAAAATCTAAAACCCCGACTGCCATACCTCCTACTACAACTGAGAGgccaaccacaaccacaaaatctacagccCCGACCGCCGTACCCCCTACTACAACTGAGggaacaaccacaacagaggggccaaccacaacagaggagccaaGCACAATGACAAAATCTACATCCCCGACTGCCGCACCTCCTACTACAACCGAGGGGCCGACCACAATCACAAGATCTACAACCCTGACTGCCGTACGTCCTATGACAACTGAGGGACCAACCACAGCAGAGGGGCCAACCACAACGACAAAATCTACAACCCCGACCGCTGTACCTCCTATGACAACTGAGggaacaaccacaacagaggggccaaccacaacagaggagccaaGCACAATGACAAAATCTACATCCCCGACTGCCGCACCTACTACTACAACTGAGGGGCTGACCACAGCCACAAGATCTACAACGCTGACTGCCGTACGTCCTATGACAACTGAGGGACCAACCACAGCAGAGGGGCCAACCACAACGACAAAATCTAAAACCCCGACTGCCATACCTCCTACTACAACTGAGAGgccaaccacaaccacaaaatctacagccCCGACCGCCATACCCCCTACTACAACTGAGggaacaaccacaacagaggggccaaccacaacagaggagccaaGCACAATGACAAAATCTACATCCCCGACTGCCGCACCTACTACTACAACTGAGGGGCTGACCACAATCACAAGATCTACAACCCTGACTGCCGTACGTCCTATGACAACTGAGGGACCAACCACAGCAGAGGGGCCAACCACAACGACAAAATCTACAACCTCGACCACTGTACCTCCTATGACAACTGAGGGGccaaccacaacaacaaaatctaaaacCCCAACCGCTGTACCCCCTACTACAATTGAGGGGCCAACCACAGCCACAAGATCTACACACCCAACTGCCACACAACCTACTACAACTGAGGGGCCAAGCACAGCCACAAGATCTACCACCTCGCCAACAGAACCCCCAACTACAACTAAAGGGACCACTTCTGCCAGTACTCCATGTATTACAACATGTGAGTGGTCAGAATGGTATGATGTACATAATCCAGAAGAGGACAAAAGTGACTGGGAAACATATGAGAACATCAAAAATAATGGTaaacaaatatgtgaaaatCCCAAAGAAATTGATTGTAGATTTGCAGATAAACCTAAGCATGATTTCAATGCCTCTGTGTGTGAAACTCGCCAAGTTGTTACCTGTGATGTGGGATATGGCTTAATATGTAGAAAAGAGGACCAGATAAGACATCCATTTAAGTGCTTCAACTATAAGATCAGAGTTTGTTGTGAGAAATGTGCTGCCCTTCCTACTACAACTGAGGGGCCGACCACAGCCACAAGATCTACAACGCTGACTGCCGTACGTCCTATGACAACTGAGGGACCAACCACAGCAGAGGGGCCAACCACAACGACAAAATCTAAAACCCTGACTGCCATACCTCCTACTACAACTGAGAGgccaaccacaaccacaaaatctacagccCCGACCGCCGTACCCCCTACTACAACTGAGggaacaaccacaacagaggggccaaccacaacagaggagccaagcacaataacaaaatcTACATCCCCGACTGCCGCACCTCCTACTACAACCGAGGGGCCGACCACAATCACAAGATCTACAACCCTGACTGCCGTACGTCCTATGACAACTGAGGGACCAACCGCAGCAGAGGGGCCAACCACAATGACAAAATCTACAACCCCGACCGCTGTACCTCCTATGACAACTGAGGGGccaaccacaacaacaaaatctaaaacCCCAACCGCTGTACCCCCTCCTACAATTGAGGGGCCAACCACAGCCACAAGATCTACACACCCAACTGCCACACAACCCACTACAACTGAGGGGCCAACCACAGCCACACCTGAGGGGccaaccaccaccacaacaTCTACAACTCCTACTGCCATACCTCCTACTACAACTGAAGGGCCAACTACTGTTTCCACAACTTCAACAACATTTGAACCACCTGTCACTAGTTCCCCATCCACAGTGTATCAAACTCGCTCCGTTATCAGCACCCAGACAACACCAGCATCTGAAACTACACCATCAACAATAATCACACTGAGTTCGACAACACAATGCTTCTGTGTAGTTAATGGCAAGCATTATAGGCCAGgtaagaaattaaataaagttattatgtTTACAACAAGCtatatgagtttgttttttttaaagatctaCCACTGTTTATTCAAgtattcctcttttttctcaCCTTTAGGGGAGGTAATACTTGACATGGAACACATTGGATCAGGTGCATGTCTCACAATGATATGTTCTGATATTTGTGAGATTAGCAACAAGACTGAACTTTGCAGGCCAACGCCTTTGCctacacccacacccacacctccTGTACCTACCTGCCCTGAATGGGATGTAGCAGTAAGAATCTTAATTTATCTAGCACATCAAAATATACTATTTATGTTATAGTACTTAGattgtattttctctttttttcattttacaccaGCAAAATGAGACGTTCTTACTGTGCAACTGCACCTTAGCAAGATGCATTGAGAACAATACAATTGAAATAATTCCTTATGAATGTCCACCCCTTGACCCCATCACTTGTACCAATGGAAAGAAACCTGTTCTTGTGTATGATGAGAATTACTGCTGTCAACATTACGTTTGTGATTGTAAGTTATTCTGTGGTTAAAAGGATACATGACATATTTATTGACTTATGCTTTtctgttaaatacatttttgattagaactttaaactttttttgtttcttttcaggTGTATGTGAAGGCTGGGGAGATCCTCATTACATCACATTTGATGGACTCTTCTACAGTTATCAAGGAAACTGTACTTATGTCTTGATGGAAGAGATGTTACCAAAGCATAATTTGAAGATATATATTGATAATGTCTTTTGTGATCCCACTGACGATGTTTCCTGTCCACGATCTATAATTATATCATATAGATCGCAAATTATCACACTCAAGAATCATAACCTTAACCTTGGAGAAGCAGAATTGAGGGTAAAACAATATTTGATCATGTGGAAGTCTTATCTCATGACCATTCCTTAAATTTACCAGACTAACTTTGAGTAGATTATTACTGTCAATGTAGATGGAATAGCAATGATTGATCCTTGTCCTTTTgtcatactatatatatattattttttgttatcatATTTTTCCCTTTAGGCTCTAATAGATGGAGTAAGTCTGAAACTACCTTATTCACAACAAGGTGTGAAGATCATGAATTCTGGCATTACCATGGTTTTGGAGATCTCTCACCTAAAAGTGATCATTACATTTGGAATAACTGGCTTCAGTGTGACCCTTCCATATCAATACTTTGGCGACAATACACAGGGCCATTGTGGTaaaatcatctctctctccagtgGCCACATTATTAAATCATTAGTTTGAGGTAAGACAATAATATTAACTATTATGTGACTCTGCTGACAGGAACATGCAACAACAACCAGGCTGATGACTGCATGTTACCTGGAGGCCGGCTGCTGCAAAGTTGTGCTGTGATGGCTGACTATTGGCCTGCatcacacatttacaaatcCGACTGTCAGTTACCATTTGTACTCCCCTCCAAAATACCTGAACCCCCACAAATCCTATCTCCATGCAAGCCAGACTCCATTTGTGATCTGCTTAAGAGCAGGTAGACATTCTCTAATCCATTTATTGGTGTTGATTTATCCCCATAGCTTTgatattttgcagtttttctcagctttttcattttatcaaaatatgaacagtgtttttttgtcatccagttttgatttgtgttttactCCCACAGTGTGTTTGCAGAGTGCCATCCCCTTGTCGCTCCTGACAAATTCTACCAAGGTTGTGTTTTTGATAGCTGCCATGTTTCCAACCCAGCGGTGCAGTGCACAAGTTTGCAGACCTATGCTGCTGCCTGTGGGCAGGCCGGAGTTTGTGTGAACTGGAGGAACCACACCACAATGTGTGGTAAGCACCCCctaattattttactgtaaacgCTGGGATCAGTGGAGTCAGGAGGGGCAactcatgtttttacatttaacacacattaaacaggctgttttacattttattatatacagtacgtAGGTAATATGTAGAACCAATTATATTGAGttcttttcttcattaaaaGCCAGTGACTGCCCATCAAACAAAGTTTACAAGGCATGTGGTCCTGCAGAACAGCCAACCTGTCAAGACAAGTAAGTCTCAACGAAAATGAAGTGTattcattttatgatttattgtACACGTATTTCCTGAGACTAGGATCATAATGGACAATGGCAACTACAATGTATTAAGTCAATTGTCTTTTAGACATCTGAAAGGAGTACCATTAACtgtttttatagattttgtTCTTTATGATTGCATTTTACAGTCCTATTGAACCAACCATGAACTTTACAACTGAGGGCTGCTTTTGTCCTGATGGAATGAAACTCTTCAACAAAGAGTCCGGCATATGTGTTGATAAGTGTGGTGAGTGTGGTGTATATCCTCTAGTCTTATCATTGAgctgtttattttatatcaCTCATTAAGTCCTACGGGATTGTTAATTTTCCACAATGCTCATTTCCCAACAGGATGTCTTGATCCTGAGGGCATTCCTCGTGAGGTGAGCCAAGTCTTCTACTCAGTTAAAATCCCAGCTGTGTTGTTTACTTGTTGTAAGAGACAATTAACTCACTAATGTGGTTTATTCTTTCAGGTAAATGAAAGGTTTGAGTACATGTGCCAAAACTGCACCTGTGATGAGTCCACCAAGACTGTGACTTGCAAGCCTAAGGTGTGCCCAGTACCATCTATAACAAACTGCACTGGTCCAGGGTTCGTCCTTGTCAACCAAACTAGTCCATCAGACTCCTGCTGTACTTCCTATGTCTGCCGTAAGACATGTagcatcatttttctttcagagTTTTCAGAATGCTTTACATTTATGTCCATTCTTAACGATGGCTGTTAGCTATTTACTCTCACCATTTTATCATCTCCACAGAGTGTCGCAGCAATACTTGCCCAGTCAACATCATGAAATGTCCAGTTGGATATCGGCCAACTGTTAGTGTTCCAGAGGGAAAATGCTGTCCAGAACATACATGTGGTGAGTGCTCGAATTCACAGTTCAACTTCATATAAACCCTAATGACTGCATTGATACTTTCGCATGACTTTCATTGACTTGGCTCACGTCTTCATTCTAGATCCTGAGAGGGTTTGTGTCCACAAACACATTGAATACCAGGTAAATAAGTTGTTGAATAAGTCACATAATTCATTAATATATCACTTTTGTCATCTAATGATTTCTGCCGCACTTTAAGGTCTGTATGGCTGAAAACATGAGTTTGAACACATTTCCTCTCTATTTTCTAGCCTGGTGCTTCAATTCTTGGGAATCTATGTGAGAATTGTACCTGTACCAATGAGGTGGACCCCAAATCCAGTCTATTGAAAATGACTTGTGAGCTTCTGTTGTGTGAGGAAAAATGTTACAAGGTATGAGAAATtacatccattattttcatGTACACAAAAATTACAAGAGTGAACTCGTAAAACTGGACTTGGCGacttattcctctttttttctcagggTTATGAATATGTGAAAACGGATTCAGATATATGCTGTGGGAGGTGTGTACAGACACACTGTGTCTTAAATGTTAATGGTACTGAAAAATTATTGAAGGTAAGTTGGATCATCTCTGTTGGCTATGCCTTTACATGTTCAAGTTTAATAGCCAAAAGTATCTCAGTATTTTGATATCTGCATGTGCTCCTGCTCTTCAGCAAGGAGAAACCTGGTCACCACCTGGGAATATGTGTGAGCATTACACCTGTGTTAAGAGTGGTGAGACTTTAATAACCATGCGTTCACACATTGTCTGCCCGCAATTCCAGGAGAGCAACTGCCAACCTGTAAGTTATCACTTTCAACAAATTCATCTGGATTGACTGTGTCTTTGAGAATAAAAATTTACTATGAAAGAAACTCTATTGATGTTGTATATTCC
Protein-coding regions in this window:
- the LOC121897333 gene encoding mucin-2-like, whose protein sequence is MCEYNLASDCHDSYQEFSVHMKRKENDGDATVSYVVVTINDLSFHLTKSQVTVNDLSVKMPYYNAGVQVEKNAVYIKLQSKVGITVMWNGDDAVMVEVDQDYANRTCGLCGDFNGVSVYNEFIHNGLKISPIEFGNKQKAHRPNDDCEDPYEQEDESPEKRTVRDSCKEFQTTCKQMLHSESWSSCTKLINPEPYIQACVQDMCGCINSTNDLCVCSTLSEFSRQCSHAGGQPPNWRTPQFCAKQCPSNMVYEESGSPCMDTCTYSDTSSLCEDHKMDGCFCPPGTVFDDISMRGCIAQSKCQCKHDKIYNSGDVHRQDRKNCTCSEGRWVCQSLQMPATCAVEEGSHVTTFDGKTFTFHGDCYYTLAKNDAGPKFTSLVQLAPCANQEFDTCLKALKILLNNDRNNVLMFTSDGAVKQNMQTISLPYHSGDINIFHASSFHILLQTSFGLQIQIQHVPVMQVYVSLDQSYKSKTRGLCGNYNMILSDDMKTPQGIVEGTAATFSNSWKTNLMCQDREERLDDPCSLSVENEGYAKHWCALLISANSTFAQCHSEVDPEMYYKRCIYATCNCEKSEACLCAVLSSYARACASKGVFLTNWRDNVCDKYTRSCPASQTFSYKHQRCQLTCRSLGSEQQSCTSDFLPVDGCSCPEGLYLNENGKCVPMAKCPCYHNKVYIKPGKSINMKDEHCVCTNGKLHCRSWGPRSSVTACPSPKVFFNCSTAGKGELGLQCARTCLNLDSDDCDSTECISGCRCPLGLVDDGKGSCVKEHECPCQHNGHLYLRGTRIPNKCNTCTCKSGKWECTEKKCSGTCVIYGSGHYNTFDQRTYGFQGHCAYVAMKNKCGNKTVQDNFGVITENVPCSTTGTTCSKTVRIQLGRMEVKLSKGKYEETDLGYGSQIQYKIRRVGLYLVIESAIGLAVMWDRKTTVRILLEPQHRGEVCGLCGDFDGDGQSEFTTQGQLTVSNPLEFANSWKVSSTCPDVEANVDPCGATPNRHHWAKMMCSIITGDPFKNCHSKVDPRPFYDNCVKDSCACDTGGDCECFCSAVAAYAQACNEAGVCVAWRTPEFCPVFCDYYNDPDECKWHYNPCLTPCYKTCLNPQGNCSNPIPNLEGCYPVCPEDEPIFDEKKQKCVEECEPSTTTGGPKTATRSTTPTATPPIITEEPPTTTKSTTTPTEPPTITQGTTTKSTTSSSEPPTTTLCITTCEWSEWYDVHSPEEDKSDWETYENIKNSGKQICENPKEIDCRFADKPERDFNASVCETRQVVTCDVGYGLICRKEDQIRHPFKCFNYKIRVCCEKCAALPTTIEGPTTATRSTTLTVVHPVTTEGPTTTQGPTTTTKSKTPTAISTTTTERPTTTTKSTAPTAIPPTTTEGPTTAEGPTTTTKSTTPTAVPPMTTEGTTTTEGPTTTEEPSTMTKSTSPTAAPTTTTEGLTTITRSTILTAVRPMTTEGPTTTTKSKTPTAIPPTTTERPTTTTKSTAPTAVPPTTTEGTTTTEGPTTTEEPSTMTKSTSPTAAPPTTTEGPTTITRSTTLTAVRPMTTEGPTTAEGPTTTTKSTTPTAVPPMTTEGPTTTTKSKIPTAVPPTTIEGPTTATRSTHPTATQPTTTEGPSTDTRSTHPTATQPTTTEGPSTATRSTTSPTEPPTTTKGTTSASTPCITTCEWSEWYDVHSPEEDKSDWETYENIKNSGKQICENPKEIDCRFADKPERDFNASVCETRQVVTCDVGYGLICRKEDQIRHPFKCFNYKIRVCCEKCAALPTTIEGPTTATRSTTLTVVHPVTTEGPTTTQGPTTTTKSKTPTAIPPTTTERPTTTTKSTAPTAVPPTTTEGTTTTEGPTTTEEPSTMTKSTSPTAAPPTTTEGPTTITRSTTLTAVRPMTTEGPTTAEGPTTTTKSTTPTAVPPMTTEGTTTTEGPTTTEEPSTMTKSTSPTAAPTTTTEGLTTATRSTTLTAVRPMTTEGPTTAEGPTTTTKSKTPTAIPPTTTERPTTTTKSTAPTAIPPTTTEGTTTTEGPTTTEEPSTMTKSTSPTAAPTTTTEGLTTITRSTTLTAVRPMTTEGPTTAEGPTTTTKSTTSTTVPPMTTEGPTTTTKSKTPTAVPPTTIEGPTTATRSTHPTATQPTTTEGPSTATRSTTSPTEPPTTTKGTTSASTPCITTCEWSEWYDVHNPEEDKSDWETYENIKNNGKQICENPKEIDCRFADKPKHDFNASVCETRQVVTCDVGYGLICRKEDQIRHPFKCFNYKIRVCCEKCAALPTTTEGPTTATRSTTLTAVRPMTTEGPTTAEGPTTTTKSKTLTAIPPTTTERPTTTTKSTAPTAVPPTTTEGTTTTEGPTTTEEPSTITKSTSPTAAPPTTTEGPTTITRSTTLTAVRPMTTEGPTAAEGPTTMTKSTTPTAVPPMTTEGPTTTTKSKTPTAVPPPTIEGPTTATRSTHPTATQPTTTEGPTTATPEGPTTTTTSTTPTAIPPTTTEGPTTVSTTSTTFEPPVTSSPSTVYQTRSVISTQTTPASETTPSTIITLSSTTQCFCVVNGKHYRPGEVILDMEHIGSGACLTMICSDICEISNKTELCRPTPLPTPTPTPPVPTCPEWDVAQNETFLLCNCTLARCIENNTIEIIPYECPPLDPITCTNGKKPVLVYDENYCCQHYVCDCVCEGWGDPHYITFDGLFYSYQGNCTYVLMEEMLPKHNLKIYIDNVFCDPTDDVSCPRSIIISYRSQIITLKNHNLNLGEAELRALIDGVSLKLPYSQQGVKIMNSGITMVLEISHLKVIITFGITGFSVTLPYQYFGDNTQGHCGTCNNNQADDCMLPGGRLLQSCAVMADYWPASHIYKSDCQLPFVLPSKIPEPPQILSPCKPDSICDLLKSSVFAECHPLVAPDKFYQGCVFDSCHVSNPAVQCTSLQTYAAACGQAGVCVNWRNHTTMCASDCPSNKVYKACGPAEQPTCQDNPIEPTMNFTTEGCFCPDGMKLFNKESGICVDKCGCLDPEGIPREVNERFEYMCQNCTCDESTKTVTCKPKVCPVPSITNCTGPGFVLVNQTSPSDSCCTSYVCQCRSNTCPVNIMKCPVGYRPTVSVPEGKCCPEHTCDPERVCVHKHIEYQPGASILGNLCENCTCTNEVDPKSSLLKMTCELLLCEEKCYKGYEYVKTDSDICCGRCVQTHCVLNVNGTEKLLKQGETWSPPGNMCEHYTCVKSGETLITMRSHIVCPQFQESNCQPDTIQTAANGCCKTCVEKEKACRLVSMKTRIKHKDCWSKEEVDVPYCEGSCNTFTKYSRAAGAMWHSCTCCKETRYSNRTVDLLCVNGEVVPHTYIHAEECGCRHTDCTTATVYPARKRRSFTLV